The following proteins are encoded in a genomic region of Corylus avellana chromosome ca4, CavTom2PMs-1.0:
- the LOC132176884 gene encoding auxin-binding protein ABP19a-like: protein MISPIIFTVSLLLSSACHAAVQDFCVADLTAPQSLVGYACKKLETVTVNDFVYSGLGVAGNTSKLKVAVTWVTVPEFPALNGLGISLARADLAVGGVFPIHTHPRATEAIIVSEGKITAGFVSSTNTVYYKTLKQGDVMIFPQGLPHFVMNAGATPVQIFVSFSSENPGLQVLDYSLFSNDFPSELVAATTFLDIPQIKKLKAFFGGTG, encoded by the coding sequence AGGACTTTTGTGTGGCAGACCTCACAGCTCCTCAAAGCCTTGTAGGCTACGCTTGCAAGAAGCTAGAAACGGTGACGGTGAATGATTTTGTTTACTCCGGCCTAGGTGTTGCTGGAAATACCTCAAAACTTAAAGTTGCAGTGACCTGGGTAACCGTCCCGGAGTTTCCTGCCCTAAACGGGCTTGGAATCTCTTTGGCTCGTGCGGACTTGGCGGTTGGTGGAGTTTTTCCAATCCACACACATCCTAGAGCTACAGAAGCCATAATTGTTTCGGAAGGGAAAATCACTGCTGGGTTTGTTTCCTCGACTAATACAGTTTACTATAAAACTCTAAAGCAAGGTGACGTCATGATTTTCCCCCAAGGATTACCACACTTCGTAATGAATGCCGGAGCAACTCCAGTCCAAATATTTGTTAGCTTCAGTAGTGAAAATCCTGGTCTCCAGGTTCTCGACTACTCTTTGTTTTCAAACGATTTTCCCTCTGAATTGGTAGCAGCAACAACTTTCCTTGACATTCCTCAAATTAAGAAGCTTAAGGCCTTTTTTGGTGGCactggttaa